In Leptospira congkakensis, a single window of DNA contains:
- a CDS encoding DNA repair helicase XPB — protein MTKPLTVQSDKTMLLEVDNPEFEACRDLIAKFAELEKSPEYMHTYRISPLSLWNAASIKMTADEIIEGLTKFARYSVPKNVMNEVREQISRYGKVKLVKEESGELYIISNEKGFITEIANNRAVQPFVDGMEGDKIRIKKEYRGHIKQALIKIGFPVEDLAGYDEGNKYPFNLRPVTISGIKFGMRDYQRASVEAFHAGGRNEGGSGVVVLPCGAGKTIVGMGVMQIVGAETLILVTNTLSIRQWRNEILDKTDIPESDIGEYSGEMKEIKPITIATYNILTHRKKKGGDFTHFHIFSANNWGLIVYDEVHLLPAPVFRMTSELQAKRRLGLTATLVREDGLEEDVFSLIGPKKYDVPWKELEAKSWIAEANCVEIRVPMEDDLRMKYSVADDREKFRLASENPEKLRAISYILKKHSTNNILVIGQYINQLEEISNTFKIPLITGKTPLPERQELYQAFRTGQIKQLVVSKVANFSIDLPDANIAIQVSGTFGSRQEEAQRLGRILRPKSQDNTAIFYSLISRDTNEERFGQNRQLFLTEQGYEYEIYTLDQFKETVPEELLTK, from the coding sequence ATGACCAAGCCACTCACCGTACAAAGTGATAAAACAATGCTTCTTGAGGTGGATAACCCAGAATTTGAAGCCTGTCGGGACCTCATTGCAAAATTCGCTGAGCTTGAAAAAAGCCCTGAATATATGCATACTTACCGCATCTCACCACTGTCTTTGTGGAATGCCGCATCCATCAAAATGACTGCAGATGAGATCATCGAAGGTTTAACTAAGTTTGCGCGTTATTCAGTTCCTAAAAACGTAATGAATGAAGTGAGAGAACAAATCTCTCGTTACGGAAAAGTAAAACTGGTAAAAGAAGAATCTGGGGAATTGTATATCATTTCCAACGAAAAAGGATTCATCACAGAAATTGCAAACAACCGCGCCGTTCAACCCTTTGTGGATGGAATGGAAGGTGATAAAATTCGTATTAAAAAAGAATATCGTGGTCACATCAAACAAGCGTTAATCAAAATTGGTTTCCCTGTCGAAGACCTTGCGGGTTATGATGAAGGAAATAAATATCCATTTAACCTACGCCCTGTTACCATCAGTGGTATCAAATTCGGAATGCGTGACTACCAAAGAGCATCGGTCGAAGCCTTTCATGCCGGTGGACGTAACGAAGGGGGATCTGGTGTTGTAGTTCTTCCTTGCGGTGCGGGGAAAACCATCGTGGGTATGGGGGTCATGCAAATTGTCGGAGCAGAAACTCTGATTCTTGTAACGAACACTTTGTCCATTCGTCAGTGGAGAAATGAAATTTTAGACAAAACTGACATCCCAGAGTCGGACATTGGTGAGTATTCGGGAGAGATGAAAGAAATCAAACCCATCACGATTGCGACATATAACATCTTAACTCATAGAAAGAAAAAAGGTGGGGACTTCACACACTTTCATATCTTCAGTGCAAACAACTGGGGACTGATTGTTTATGATGAGGTTCACTTATTACCAGCACCTGTTTTCCGTATGACATCGGAACTCCAAGCGAAACGTAGATTAGGTCTTACGGCAACTCTTGTGCGTGAAGATGGACTCGAAGAAGATGTATTCTCACTTATTGGTCCTAAAAAATATGATGTACCATGGAAGGAGCTTGAAGCAAAGTCTTGGATTGCAGAAGCCAATTGTGTGGAGATTCGTGTTCCCATGGAAGATGATCTTCGTATGAAGTATTCTGTGGCTGACGACCGTGAAAAGTTCCGTTTGGCATCAGAAAATCCAGAGAAACTTCGTGCGATTAGTTATATCTTAAAAAAACATTCCACTAATAACATTTTGGTGATTGGACAGTATATCAATCAGTTAGAAGAGATTTCCAATACTTTCAAAATCCCTTTGATTACTGGAAAAACTCCATTACCTGAGAGACAAGAACTGTACCAAGCTTTCCGTACGGGACAAATCAAACAACTTGTGGTTTCGAAAGTGGCGAACTTCTCTATCGATTTACCAGATGCTAACATTGCAATTCAGGTATCGGGAACTTTTGGTTCGAGACAAGAGGAAGCACAGCGCCTTGGAAGGATCCTTCGTCCGAAATCCCAAGACAATACGGCAATTTTTTACTCACTGATTTCGCGTGATACGAATGAAGAGAGATTCGGACAAAACCGACAACTCTTCCTCACCGAACAAGGGTATGAATACGAAATTTATACTTTGGATCAGTTTAAAGAAACTGTACCGGAAGAATTACTCACTAAATAG
- the dusA gene encoding tRNA dihydrouridine(20/20a) synthase DusA codes for MPSSVPSYRISVAPMMDWTDRHFRFFMRLVSKQTLLYTEMVTTGAILRGKDNHRYLDFSKEEHPIALQLGGDSPEALAECAKIGENYGYNEINLNVGCPSDRVQSGSFGACLMKEPELVAEMVSACKAKVKIPVTVKHRIGVNGKESYEDLHHFVSTINAAGVDHIIVHARIAILEGLSPKENRTIPPLRYADVYKLKNDFPGLPMTINGGIKTHSEISDHLMKVDGVMIGRAAYDNPFLFQDVDGLYFDSKEKPPSREEVIEELIPYVRSVLKKEGKVHHILRHVLGLYFGERGAREYRKFLTDRMHLDLANESILEDFLKR; via the coding sequence TTGCCAAGTTCTGTTCCATCGTACCGCATTTCTGTTGCTCCGATGATGGACTGGACCGACAGACATTTCCGCTTTTTTATGCGGTTAGTCTCCAAACAAACCTTACTTTATACGGAGATGGTAACTACGGGTGCCATCCTCCGTGGAAAAGACAATCACAGATACTTAGACTTTTCAAAAGAAGAACATCCCATCGCTCTCCAGTTAGGTGGAGATTCACCAGAAGCTCTGGCAGAATGTGCCAAAATTGGTGAAAACTACGGATATAATGAAATCAATTTGAATGTCGGTTGTCCTTCGGACCGAGTCCAAAGTGGAAGTTTTGGTGCTTGTCTCATGAAGGAACCAGAACTTGTGGCAGAGATGGTATCTGCTTGTAAGGCAAAGGTTAAAATTCCTGTTACCGTAAAACATCGAATTGGTGTGAATGGAAAAGAGAGTTACGAAGACTTACATCATTTTGTTTCTACAATCAATGCAGCAGGTGTGGATCATATCATCGTCCATGCAAGGATTGCTATTTTGGAGGGGCTTTCTCCGAAAGAAAATCGAACGATTCCTCCACTTCGATATGCAGACGTATATAAATTAAAAAATGATTTTCCTGGATTACCAATGACTATCAACGGGGGAATCAAAACACATTCAGAAATTTCGGACCATCTAATGAAAGTAGATGGTGTGATGATTGGGCGGGCTGCTTACGACAATCCGTTTTTATTTCAGGATGTGGACGGATTGTATTTCGATTCTAAAGAGAAACCTCCATCGAGAGAAGAGGTAATTGAGGAACTTATCCCATACGTACGTTCTGTTCTTAAAAAAGAAGGAAAAGTGCATCATATTTTACGTCATGTTTTGGGTCTTTATTTTGGAGAAAGAGGAGCTCGCGAGTATCGGAAATTTTTAACTGATCGAATGCATCTGGACCTTGCGAATGAATCCATTTTGGAGGATTTTTTAAAGCGTTAA
- a CDS encoding flagellar biosynthesis protein FlhA — MNFRDILKQSDVVLGVGTLLILGMLIVPLPGFLLDILIVVSIGLGLLILMTALSVTEPSEFSIFPSLLLITTLFRLALNVSTTRQILSKGPAMNSSVIEAFGTFVVGGESGLGKYVVGLIIFIILTIVQVLVITKGATRISEVAARFTLDGLPQKQMSIDMELNSGAITEAEAKVKRKKVQREVDFYGAMDGASKFVQGDVRAGLIITAINLLGGILIGSTIRGESFLASIETYGKFTIGDGLVSQIPGLLSTTATGIIVTRSSSEKKLTVEIKDQLFGNAKTLYVVAGALGVASLIPGLPFFSLLFLAGAIGYLGYSIEKVAKEEIKKIENVAQEKVQEKKPENYIKEISVEAIQVELGRDLLPLVDSSSGGHLLEQIANTRKKFAIDFGLVIPAIRIIDNLEIPHDNYSIRINGVVVGQSAVKADRLMAMNNTSRNLEAIIGEPFTEPAFGLKATWIDPNDKIEVENKGYSVVDPSTVIITHLKELISNYASQLLGREEVKALLEHLRQTHPTLVGELDYDKQGRLGIIQQTLQNLLAEGLSIKNLPKIMDAIANHLPRTNNPFDLAEHVRQALSRQIINDFLSPDGKLHVVTIDPRIIDRMNKSITLDETDGSKLIILPHDVRVRILESVYNELQKALDENRFLIFVVSRYLRQAFAFFLTKELPPRNFAVIASEEIHRGVPTEIASVLSLPSREEHPQEA, encoded by the coding sequence ATGAATTTTAGAGACATACTCAAACAATCCGATGTGGTTTTAGGAGTGGGAACCCTCCTGATTTTGGGAATGTTGATTGTCCCATTGCCGGGATTTCTTTTAGACATTCTCATCGTTGTGAGTATAGGACTTGGACTCCTCATTCTCATGACAGCATTGTCGGTCACGGAACCAAGTGAATTTTCTATCTTTCCAAGTTTGTTACTAATCACCACCTTATTTCGATTAGCGTTAAACGTATCCACAACAAGACAGATTTTGTCTAAAGGTCCTGCCATGAATTCGAGCGTGATCGAAGCATTTGGAACCTTTGTTGTGGGTGGGGAATCTGGTCTTGGAAAGTATGTTGTAGGTCTTATTATCTTTATTATTTTAACAATCGTTCAGGTTCTTGTTATTACCAAAGGTGCGACTCGTATCTCGGAAGTTGCAGCAAGGTTTACTTTGGACGGATTACCACAAAAACAAATGTCCATTGATATGGAACTAAACAGTGGTGCGATTACGGAAGCCGAAGCAAAGGTAAAACGAAAAAAAGTCCAACGAGAAGTAGATTTTTATGGGGCTATGGATGGAGCTTCAAAATTCGTACAAGGAGATGTAAGAGCCGGCCTTATCATTACTGCGATCAACTTACTCGGTGGGATTTTAATCGGATCCACAATTCGTGGAGAATCATTTTTAGCATCAATTGAAACTTATGGAAAGTTTACGATTGGGGATGGACTGGTTTCACAAATTCCTGGACTACTTTCCACAACCGCAACCGGTATCATTGTCACTCGTTCTAGTTCCGAAAAAAAACTAACCGTTGAGATCAAAGACCAATTATTTGGAAATGCGAAAACATTGTATGTTGTCGCAGGTGCTCTTGGTGTTGCTAGTTTGATTCCAGGTCTTCCGTTTTTCTCTCTTTTGTTTTTAGCAGGAGCCATTGGATATTTGGGATATTCGATTGAAAAAGTAGCAAAAGAAGAAATCAAAAAAATCGAAAATGTTGCTCAGGAAAAAGTCCAAGAGAAAAAACCCGAAAACTATATCAAAGAAATTTCTGTGGAAGCCATTCAAGTGGAACTTGGAAGAGACTTGCTCCCGTTAGTCGATTCTTCTTCTGGTGGGCATTTGTTGGAACAAATTGCCAACACACGCAAAAAATTTGCGATTGATTTTGGCCTTGTGATTCCGGCCATTCGGATCATCGACAATTTAGAAATCCCTCATGATAATTATAGCATTCGCATTAATGGTGTTGTGGTTGGTCAATCAGCTGTGAAGGCTGACCGTTTGATGGCGATGAATAATACATCACGGAATTTAGAAGCAATCATTGGAGAACCTTTTACAGAACCTGCCTTTGGATTAAAAGCAACATGGATTGATCCTAATGATAAAATTGAAGTGGAGAACAAAGGATATTCTGTTGTGGATCCATCCACTGTGATCATCACCCATCTAAAAGAGTTAATTTCGAATTATGCATCACAACTTTTGGGAAGAGAAGAAGTGAAAGCGCTCCTCGAACATCTACGACAAACCCATCCAACTCTTGTGGGAGAATTGGATTACGACAAACAAGGAAGGCTTGGTATCATCCAACAAACTTTACAAAATCTTTTGGCAGAAGGTTTATCCATCAAAAACCTTCCCAAAATTATGGATGCGATTGCCAACCATCTACCAAGGACAAACAATCCATTTGATTTAGCAGAACACGTGAGACAAGCTCTCTCTAGACAAATCATCAACGATTTCCTTTCTCCCGATGGAAAGTTACATGTTGTTACCATTGATCCAAGGATCATTGATCGTATGAACAAAAGTATCACTCTGGATGAAACAGATGGAAGTAAACTCATCATCCTTCCTCATGATGTTCGTGTGAGAATTTTGGAATCAGTTTATAATGAACTCCAAAAGGCTTTGGATGAAAATAGATTCCTCATTTTTGTGGTTTCTAGATACTTAAGACAAGCCTTTGCATTCTTTTTGACAAAGGAACTACCCCCCAGGAACTTTGCAGTAATTGCTTCAGAAGAGATCCATAGAGGGGTTCCTACAGAAATCGCTTCGGTTCTCAGCCTTCCATCCAGAGAGGAACACCCACAAGAAGCATAG
- a CDS encoding EscU/YscU/HrcU family type III secretion system export apparatus switch protein, whose product MKGYQFKRLRLIGENTLNWIKSVFGGLDSFGSIVLSFFDFPYKVQQDIAGVPSGFSSGYYEIQLQLFAAADEGRTEPPSERRRREEKEKGNVPKSNEVASTLVLLGGTGVLFILGDTFIRNTAIFIKKYLPMGMKLDRFGAEEFRVILTGVSRDFFNLLWPVLAITLVFAIVGNVVQVGFMFSPRALSFRFDRIAPNFKRVLPNRQTLFNLLKSLAKVIMIGIISYVLISGDFLKVLLTGNMGMMQAIKLITYSGFKIMMAAGLLLLGIAVADFYFQKSEFEESLKQTPSEAKREMKEDSGDPVMKNRRMQLARDMMQGNMLREVPKADVVITNPTHYSVALSYEMGRDSAPRVIAKGENRLALEIRRIARENDVPIVESPKQARLLYAQVEVGQEIPQEFFNAVVQILITLEKFRKKVGMG is encoded by the coding sequence ATGAAAGGATATCAATTCAAAAGATTAAGATTGATAGGTGAAAATACTCTAAATTGGATCAAGTCAGTGTTTGGCGGTCTTGATTCTTTTGGTTCAATCGTTTTATCGTTTTTTGACTTTCCTTACAAGGTACAGCAGGACATTGCGGGTGTCCCTTCTGGTTTTTCCTCTGGATATTATGAAATCCAACTCCAACTATTTGCTGCGGCCGATGAAGGGAGAACGGAACCGCCGAGTGAACGTCGTAGGCGTGAAGAGAAAGAAAAAGGGAACGTACCTAAATCTAATGAAGTTGCTTCCACTCTAGTTTTGTTAGGTGGAACTGGAGTTTTGTTTATTTTGGGTGATACATTTATCCGAAATACGGCTATTTTTATTAAAAAATATTTACCCATGGGAATGAAACTGGACCGGTTCGGAGCGGAAGAGTTTCGAGTCATTTTAACGGGGGTTTCTCGTGATTTTTTCAATTTACTTTGGCCAGTCCTTGCGATTACATTAGTTTTTGCTATTGTTGGAAATGTGGTGCAAGTGGGGTTTATGTTTTCACCAAGAGCATTGTCGTTCAGATTTGATCGAATAGCACCCAACTTCAAAAGAGTCCTTCCTAACCGCCAAACATTGTTTAATTTACTGAAGTCTTTGGCAAAAGTCATTATGATTGGAATCATTAGTTATGTATTAATATCTGGTGATTTTCTTAAAGTTTTACTTACTGGGAATATGGGAATGATGCAGGCCATCAAACTCATCACTTATTCTGGATTCAAAATCATGATGGCTGCTGGTCTTTTGTTACTTGGAATTGCCGTTGCCGATTTTTATTTTCAAAAATCAGAATTTGAAGAATCTTTGAAACAAACTCCTTCAGAAGCCAAACGAGAGATGAAAGAAGATTCGGGAGATCCTGTGATGAAAAATCGTAGGATGCAATTGGCACGCGACATGATGCAAGGAAATATGCTTCGTGAGGTTCCGAAAGCTGATGTTGTCATTACAAATCCCACTCATTATTCTGTAGCTTTATCTTATGAAATGGGAAGGGATTCTGCCCCAAGAGTCATTGCTAAGGGTGAAAACCGCCTAGCACTAGAAATACGAAGGATCGCTCGTGAAAACGATGTTCCAATCGTAGAAAGTCCAAAACAAGCACGTCTTTTATACGCACAAGTCGAAGTGGGTCAGGAAATTCCGCAAGAGTTCTTCAACGCGGTGGTTCAAATCCTTATCACTCTTGAGAAGTTTAGAAAAAAAGTAGGAATGGGATAA
- the fliR gene encoding flagellar biosynthetic protein FliR translates to MEPFVLHFQSFLFVLVRLLGLFLVAPFFSSESINFSLRMIFSFMVSLIVYPVVATYMPPVPGHMINFGILIVSEMLIGIFIGFLVSLVFAAFQMAGEFFNNQIGFGYTEILDPVTQNSLPAIGTMKNLMATALFLVIGAHRFLIETLAYSFEKIRIISFTGKVNAGLYKLMEDAIGAMFVVSFKIALPVMGILFLVSLAEGLMGKAAQQMNVMSMSFPLKVFIGTLTLIATLTFIATQMVQGIQISMDKASLLIREWPSL, encoded by the coding sequence ATGGAACCATTTGTTTTACACTTTCAATCGTTTCTTTTTGTTTTAGTTCGACTTCTCGGACTCTTTCTTGTCGCGCCATTTTTTTCATCTGAATCTATTAATTTTTCATTAAGAATGATCTTTTCCTTTATGGTTTCTCTTATTGTTTACCCGGTTGTGGCAACTTATATGCCACCAGTCCCTGGTCATATGATTAACTTCGGAATTTTGATCGTTTCTGAAATGTTAATTGGTATCTTTATTGGATTTCTCGTATCACTTGTGTTTGCTGCCTTCCAAATGGCAGGTGAATTTTTTAATAACCAAATTGGTTTTGGTTATACGGAAATTTTAGATCCTGTCACGCAGAACTCACTTCCTGCCATTGGAACTATGAAAAACCTAATGGCAACGGCACTTTTCCTTGTGATTGGGGCACATCGGTTTCTGATAGAAACTTTGGCATATTCGTTTGAAAAAATTAGAATCATCTCGTTTACGGGTAAGGTAAATGCTGGTTTGTACAAACTAATGGAAGATGCAATTGGTGCCATGTTTGTGGTTTCGTTTAAGATTGCTCTTCCCGTGATGGGGATTTTGTTTTTGGTCTCTTTGGCAGAGGGCCTTATGGGAAAGGCTGCACAACAAATGAATGTGATGTCCATGTCTTTCCCACTCAAAGTATTTATAGGAACACTTACACTGATTGCAACACTTACCTTTATCGCCACACAAATGGTGCAAGGAATTCAGATCTCTATGGACAAGGCAAGTTTACTCATTCGGGAGTGGCCAAGTCTATGA
- the fliQ gene encoding flagellar biosynthesis protein FliQ — MTEVDVVNLMREAFIVTLKISSPILITALVVGLIVGILQTTTSIQEPTIAFVPKLVSIFAVIVFFSAWMVRVMTDYTREIFFMIEKI, encoded by the coding sequence ATGACAGAAGTCGACGTAGTCAACTTGATGCGGGAAGCATTCATTGTTACTTTAAAAATTTCTAGCCCAATTTTGATTACTGCACTTGTTGTGGGATTAATTGTTGGTATTTTGCAAACAACAACTTCCATCCAAGAACCAACGATAGCTTTTGTTCCAAAACTTGTATCGATTTTTGCTGTGATCGTTTTTTTCTCAGCATGGATGGTTCGAGTGATGACAGACTATACACGAGAAATTTTTTTTATGATAGAAAAGATATGA
- the fliP gene encoding flagellar type III secretion system pore protein FliP (The bacterial flagellar biogenesis protein FliP forms a type III secretion system (T3SS)-type pore required for flagellar assembly.) encodes MRSRFFSFLKRHKSIIFLITILFLVTAGGFTGLMAQDKGSRIPIPNLSFNVNEAKGPKETSLSLMILFLVTILSLAPAIVMSVTSFTKVVIVFDFVRRALSLQNLPPNQVMMGLALFVTFFIMAPTIGKVNDEALQPYLNGKIDQSAMMEGSMKHLRQFMIRQLGRDGTKDVALFLKIGKVENVKSFEDVPSYVLVPAFMLSEIKKAFIIGIYIFIPFIVIDLIVASALLAMGFMMLPPVMISLPLKLILFILIDGWNLLVLELVRSYK; translated from the coding sequence ATGAGATCTCGTTTTTTTTCCTTCCTTAAGAGACATAAATCTATTATTTTTCTCATTACTATTCTCTTTCTTGTTACCGCCGGTGGATTTACGGGACTTATGGCGCAAGACAAAGGATCGAGAATCCCTATCCCAAATTTATCATTTAACGTAAATGAGGCGAAAGGACCCAAAGAAACAAGTTTATCTCTTATGATTCTTTTTCTTGTGACCATCCTTTCTTTGGCACCGGCAATTGTCATGAGTGTGACTTCGTTTACTAAGGTAGTCATTGTTTTTGATTTTGTGAGAAGGGCATTGTCTCTTCAAAACCTGCCACCTAACCAGGTGATGATGGGCCTTGCCCTTTTTGTTACTTTTTTTATTATGGCTCCGACCATTGGTAAGGTGAATGATGAAGCACTCCAACCTTACCTCAATGGAAAAATTGACCAATCGGCGATGATGGAAGGATCCATGAAACATCTACGTCAGTTTATGATCCGACAACTCGGTCGAGATGGAACCAAAGATGTGGCCTTGTTTTTAAAAATCGGAAAAGTGGAAAATGTAAAATCCTTTGAGGATGTTCCTTCTTATGTTTTGGTTCCGGCTTTTATGCTTAGCGAAATCAAAAAAGCATTTATCATCGGAATTTATATCTTCATTCCTTTTATTGTCATCGATTTGATTGTAGCTTCAGCCCTGCTTGCTATGGGTTTTATGATGTTGCCTCCGGTGATGATTTCTCTTCCTTTGAAACTCATTCTTTTCATCCTGATTGATGGTTGGAACTTACTCGTTTTAGAGCTCGTAAGGAGTTATAAATGA
- a CDS encoding FliO/MopB family protein, with protein MYFCLALFFVVTPLFSQNADTKELDSILRQELGDSKSKPNSGSAPATNGSSNTDKATNNETPKVSEETNLIQERYAENADDSPSATWILLKILFVLAILVGAGYYLILQMQKSKSAKYPVKGFMKVLSSLSLSATQSVQIVEVGGRTLVLGVADGSVSLLTEVTAPEEKSQIQKMKEEADPYVPNFLETVLESLQSKAQRKIRINPSKMEGLEFDGAAEIQRKAKEGLERLRKHRELLEGGES; from the coding sequence ATGTACTTTTGCCTGGCGCTTTTTTTTGTAGTGACTCCTTTGTTTTCGCAGAATGCTGATACGAAGGAATTGGATTCAATCTTACGCCAGGAACTCGGTGACTCCAAATCCAAACCAAATTCGGGATCTGCTCCTGCTACAAATGGATCTTCTAATACTGATAAGGCGACAAATAACGAAACTCCCAAGGTATCTGAAGAAACCAACCTAATCCAAGAAAGATACGCAGAAAACGCAGATGATTCTCCATCTGCAACATGGATTTTACTAAAAATTTTGTTTGTACTCGCGATCCTTGTGGGTGCAGGTTATTATCTAATTTTACAAATGCAAAAATCAAAATCTGCAAAATATCCTGTAAAAGGATTTATGAAGGTTTTGTCTAGTTTGTCATTGTCTGCAACCCAATCAGTTCAAATCGTAGAGGTGGGTGGCCGTACACTTGTGTTAGGTGTCGCTGATGGTTCCGTGAGTTTACTTACAGAAGTCACTGCCCCAGAGGAAAAATCGCAAATCCAAAAGATGAAAGAGGAAGCCGATCCTTATGTTCCGAATTTTCTAGAAACGGTTCTTGAAAGTTTACAATCTAAGGCACAAAGAAAAATTCGAATCAACCCATCTAAAATGGAAGGTTTAGAATTTGATGGAGCCGCTGAGATCCAAAGAAAGGCAAAAGAAGGATTGGAGCGATTGCGTAAACACCGGGAATTGTTGGAGGGAGGAGAGTCATGA
- the fliN gene encoding flagellar motor switch protein FliN, giving the protein MGEGSLSQDEIDALLQGADDTFDLSSLSGASSSSSDNLSPIDRDIISDVIGSAFQVAGNTLGTILAKNTRFMNPATESSSSADIQKELGTKSVSLFSTISGSLAGRVCLIMAQENAAKIAGVMMGGMTPPGQLDNAQLQTLKDSLAPILGTVTAQIGMKLNGTMSGSPPEIALVNSGRDLQLPDDSSLVKTSLSLNIDGVGSFKVYYVIALSMANSILDIQKGGGQKQQQQSGGMNVNMQPNMGMGGGQGSVGIKGVNFPSLATAGGGPGQTNLNLLMDVQMALTVELGRTKMYIKDILGLGEGSIIELDKLAGEPVDLLVNGKLIAKGEVVVIDENFGVRVTDIVSPTDRLKGEK; this is encoded by the coding sequence ATGGGTGAAGGTTCACTCTCACAAGACGAGATAGACGCATTACTACAAGGTGCGGATGATACATTCGACCTTTCTTCCTTAAGTGGCGCCTCAAGTTCGTCATCGGACAACCTATCTCCTATTGACCGCGACATTATTTCTGATGTGATCGGCTCTGCATTTCAGGTGGCGGGGAACACTCTTGGCACGATCTTGGCAAAAAACACTCGTTTTATGAACCCTGCCACCGAATCGAGCTCCTCTGCTGATATCCAAAAAGAACTCGGCACCAAATCGGTTAGTTTGTTTTCAACAATTAGCGGAAGTTTGGCGGGACGAGTTTGTCTCATTATGGCCCAAGAAAACGCTGCAAAAATTGCAGGTGTGATGATGGGTGGAATGACCCCTCCCGGCCAATTGGATAACGCACAACTCCAAACCTTAAAAGATTCACTCGCTCCTATTTTAGGCACTGTAACTGCACAAATAGGAATGAAACTGAATGGCACTATGTCAGGAAGTCCACCTGAAATTGCCTTAGTTAACTCTGGTCGTGATTTACAACTTCCAGATGACAGTAGTTTGGTGAAAACGTCTCTCAGTTTGAATATTGACGGAGTTGGTTCCTTTAAAGTATATTATGTAATCGCATTGTCTATGGCAAATTCCATTTTGGACATCCAAAAAGGTGGCGGCCAAAAACAACAACAACAGTCCGGCGGAATGAATGTCAACATGCAGCCCAATATGGGTATGGGTGGTGGACAAGGATCTGTTGGAATCAAAGGTGTTAATTTTCCATCCCTTGCAACCGCTGGTGGTGGTCCTGGACAAACCAATCTCAATCTTCTTATGGATGTGCAGATGGCACTGACGGTGGAGCTTGGAAGAACCAAAATGTACATCAAAGACATTTTGGGACTCGGTGAAGGATCCATCATCGAACTAGACAAGTTAGCTGGTGAGCCAGTAGATTTACTTGTGAACGGTAAACTCATCGCTAAAGGTGAGGTTGTGGTCATCGACGAAAATTTCGGGGTTCGTGTGACTGATATCGTTAGCCCTACCGATCGACTCAAAGGCGAGAAATGA
- a CDS encoding DUF971 domain-containing protein, with the protein MPNSQLATFPKEISFDDDALYIEWKDGHGSKYSLLDLRKKCPCATCRGGHGGKVGDATGHIQSIKLLSWTKVGRYAISIVWSDYHNTGIYSYDNLRAYSDGFESAFD; encoded by the coding sequence ATGCCAAACTCACAACTCGCCACCTTCCCTAAAGAAATTTCTTTCGATGATGATGCGCTCTATATCGAATGGAAGGATGGCCACGGGTCGAAGTATTCCCTCCTCGACCTTCGTAAAAAATGTCCCTGTGCCACTTGTCGGGGTGGGCATGGTGGGAAAGTAGGGGATGCGACGGGTCATATTCAGTCCATCAAACTCCTATCTTGGACAAAAGTGGGCCGTTATGCGATTTCTATCGTTTGGAGCGACTACCATAACACAGGAATTTATTCCTATGACAACCTTCGGGCTTACTCCGATGGATTCGAGAGCGCTTTTGACTGA